One Micromonospora eburnea genomic region harbors:
- a CDS encoding 2-keto-4-pentenoate hydratase: MTTVDIEAANRELAVARQDEKPCPPLRGRLLPEGDIEAAYQVQQVYTRQRLGKGHRRVGAKIGLTSRAVQESFGVFQPDFGVLFDDMAVGDGVEVPMSRLLQPRVEAEIAFVLGADLPDERVTAVDLIRAVDHVLPAIEIVDSRIAGWDISIVDTVADNASSGLFVLGTAPRRLADVDLRLCGMVLEHAGEPVSVGAGAACLGNPLHALQWLAGTMAHAGDPLRAGDVVLSGALGPMVPVTPGAAYEARISGLGSVRTCFSKEAS; the protein is encoded by the coding sequence ATGACCACCGTCGACATCGAGGCCGCAAACCGGGAACTGGCCGTCGCCCGGCAGGACGAGAAGCCGTGCCCGCCGCTGCGGGGCCGGCTGCTGCCCGAGGGTGACATCGAGGCCGCCTACCAGGTGCAGCAGGTCTACACCCGGCAGCGGCTCGGTAAGGGCCACCGCCGGGTGGGCGCGAAGATCGGGCTGACCTCCCGGGCGGTGCAGGAGAGCTTCGGCGTCTTCCAGCCGGACTTCGGGGTGCTCTTCGACGACATGGCGGTCGGCGACGGCGTCGAGGTGCCGATGAGTCGGCTGCTCCAGCCCCGGGTGGAGGCGGAGATCGCCTTCGTGCTCGGCGCGGACCTGCCCGACGAGCGGGTCACCGCCGTCGACCTGATCCGGGCCGTGGACCACGTGCTGCCGGCCATCGAGATCGTCGACTCGCGGATCGCCGGGTGGGACATCTCCATCGTGGACACCGTGGCGGACAACGCCTCCAGCGGCCTCTTCGTGCTCGGCACCGCGCCCCGCCGGCTCGCCGACGTCGACCTGCGGCTGTGCGGGATGGTGCTGGAACACGCCGGGGAGCCGGTGTCGGTCGGCGCCGGGGCGGCCTGCCTCGGCAATCCGCTGCACGCGTTGCAGTGGCTGGCCGGGACGATGGCCCACGCGGGCGACCCGCTGCGCGCCGGGGACGTGGTGCTCTCCGGGGCGCTCGGCCCGATGGTGCCGGTCACCCCCGGCGCCGCGTACGAGGCGCGGATCTCCGGGCTCGGCTCGGTGCGTACCTGTTTCTCCAAGGAGGCCTCATGA
- a CDS encoding 2-hydroxymuconic semialdehyde dehydrogenase — translation MAGHAPDGPGLLRNFVGGSFVDIGRRFTKRSPVTGEPVFEVVEAPSSVVDDAVAAARAALRGPWGRMGERERAEVLRRVADELERRFDDLVTAEVADTGKAISQARTLDIPRGAANFRAFAEIVATAPTESFTTVTPAGGRALNYAVRKPVGVVAVIVPWNLPLLLLTWKVAPALACGNAVVVKPSEETPASATLLAEVMAAAGVPEGVFNLVHGFGPDSAGEFLTRHPGVDAITFTGESATGSAIMRAAADGVKAVSFELGGKNAGLVFADADLDAAVAGSVRSSFTNGGQVCLCTERIYVQRPVFEEFTARLAKRADELAYGWPADEATVNMPLISHTHRDKVLGHYELARTEGAEVRAGGGAPRFGDARDGGAYVRPTVLTGLGPDARTNREEIFGPVVHVAPFDDEDEAYALANGTDYGLAATVWTRDVGRAHRAGSRLDAGIVWVNTWFLRDLRTPFGGVKASGIGREGGVHSLDFYSELTNVCVDLS, via the coding sequence ATGGCCGGGCACGCGCCGGACGGACCGGGCCTGCTGCGCAACTTCGTCGGCGGTTCCTTTGTGGATATCGGGCGGCGGTTCACCAAGCGCAGCCCGGTGACCGGCGAGCCGGTCTTCGAGGTGGTCGAGGCGCCCTCGTCCGTGGTGGACGACGCGGTGGCCGCCGCCCGGGCGGCGCTGCGCGGCCCGTGGGGCCGGATGGGGGAGCGGGAGCGCGCCGAGGTGCTCCGCCGGGTCGCCGACGAGCTGGAACGGCGCTTCGACGATCTGGTCACCGCCGAGGTCGCCGACACCGGCAAGGCCATCTCCCAGGCCCGTACGCTGGACATCCCGCGCGGCGCGGCCAACTTCCGGGCGTTCGCCGAGATCGTGGCGACCGCCCCGACCGAGTCGTTCACCACGGTCACCCCGGCCGGCGGCCGGGCGCTGAACTACGCGGTCCGCAAGCCGGTCGGCGTGGTGGCGGTGATCGTGCCGTGGAACCTGCCGCTGCTCCTGCTCACCTGGAAGGTCGCCCCCGCCCTGGCCTGTGGCAACGCGGTGGTGGTCAAGCCCAGCGAGGAGACCCCCGCCTCGGCCACCCTGCTCGCCGAGGTGATGGCCGCCGCCGGCGTACCGGAGGGTGTGTTCAACCTGGTGCACGGCTTCGGGCCCGACTCGGCCGGCGAGTTCCTCACCCGGCACCCGGGCGTGGACGCGATCACCTTCACCGGGGAGTCGGCCACCGGCAGCGCCATCATGCGGGCCGCCGCGGACGGGGTGAAGGCGGTCAGCTTCGAGCTGGGCGGCAAGAACGCCGGGCTGGTCTTCGCCGACGCCGACCTGGACGCGGCGGTCGCCGGCTCGGTCCGGTCCAGCTTCACGAACGGCGGCCAGGTCTGCCTCTGCACCGAGCGGATCTACGTGCAGCGGCCGGTTTTCGAGGAGTTCACCGCGCGGCTGGCCAAGCGGGCCGACGAGCTGGCGTACGGCTGGCCGGCGGACGAGGCCACGGTGAACATGCCGTTGATCTCGCACACCCACCGGGACAAGGTGCTCGGCCACTATGAGCTGGCCCGCACCGAGGGCGCCGAGGTGCGCGCCGGTGGCGGGGCGCCCCGCTTCGGCGACGCCCGCGACGGCGGCGCGTACGTGCGGCCCACGGTGCTGACCGGGCTCGGGCCGGACGCCCGCACCAACCGGGAGGAGATCTTCGGTCCGGTGGTCCACGTCGCGCCCTTCGACGACGAGGACGAGGCGTACGCGCTGGCCAACGGCACCGACTACGGCCTGGCGGCGACGGTCTGGACCCGGGACGTGGGCCGGGCGCACCGGGCCGGGTCCCGGCTGGACGCCGGCATCGTCTGGGTCAACACCTGGTTCCTGCGCGACCTGCGTACCCCGTTCGGCGGGGTGAAGGCGTCCGGCATCGGCCGGGAGGGCGGCGTCCACTCCCTCGACTTCTACTCCGAACTCACCAACGTCTGCGTGGATCTCTCGTGA